In Gemmatimonadota bacterium, the genomic window ATCGTGGTGCACGACGCTACCTGCCGGCTCGGCCCGGAGCGCAACTTGGGCCAACTGCTCCCCGCCGGCCCCTTTCGCGAACCGGTTTCCTCGCTCCGGCGCGCCCGTGCACTGGTGCTGACGCGGACGGACCAGGCCCGATCCGCGGTAGTCGACACGGCGCGTATCAAAAGCGAGTTCCCCCACCTGGCGCTCATCGAAGCCGTCTATGAACCCGCGGGCCTGCGACGACTGGATAAAGACCAGAACGACGGCCTGGACGACGGTACCCAGCTCCCGGCGGACCGGCTGGACGGCCGCGATGTACTGGTTCTCTGCGGGATCGCCAACCCCGCTTCCTTCGTGCAAACGGTCACGGACGCCGGGGCACGCGTGAACCGGGTCCTGGCGTACCGGGATCACCACCCCTTCACCCCTTCCGACCTGGACCGGGCACTGTCCCTGGCCGAAGAGTCCAGCGCGGATTTTATCGTCACCACGGAAAAAGATGCCGTCCGGATCCCGGACCATGCCATCAGAAAACACCTGGTTGCCCTGGATATCACGCTCCGGTTGATCTCGGGCGAATCTGAACTCGGCGAGATACTTTCAACGCTGGACGACAGGCGATGAACCGGCTATATTATTCAACCTGTACGTTTATGTGACGGCACCCGTTTATTCATCCCTCCGAAACCCGGTAAATGGCTGACTCGAACTGGATTGCCATCCTCGATTTCGGCGCGCAGTACACGCAGCTCATCGCGCGGCGCATACGGGAAAGCCACGTCTATTGCGAGGTGCTGCCCTTCGATACGCCGGCGTCTGAACTCTCGGCGCGCAACGTCACCGGCATCGTCCTTTCGGGTGGTCCGGCCAGCGTGTACGGGGAGGACGCGCCCCATCCGGACCCGGCCATATTCGAGGCGGGCAAGCCGATCCTCGGGATCTGCTACGGCCTGCAGCTCATGGGCCATTACCACGAAGGCGAGGTCGCCCACGCCGGAACCCGGGAATACGGCAACGCGGGGATCCGGACGACGGGTGAAACGCCCCTGTTCCGCGACCTGCCGGAGCGCATGACGGTCTGGATGAGTCACGGTGACGAACTCAAGGCGCCGCCGCCGGATTTCGACGTCATCGCCCGCTCCGACAACGGACACATCGCCGCAGTCGCCCATCCGGAGCGCAGGATCTACGGCGTGCAGTTCCATCCCGAGGTGGTGCACACGGTCCAGGGCCGCGAGATCCTGGAGAACTTCGTATTCGCCATATGCGGCTGCGAAGGAAGCTGGACGCCGCAGTCCTTCATCGACGGGGCGATAACTTCCATACGGGAGACCGTGGGCGAGCGCCGCGTGGCCTGCTTCGCCAGCGGCGGCGTGGACTCCTCGGTCGTGGCGGCGCTGATCGGCCGGGCCATCGGCGACCGCCTGACCTGCATCTTCGTGGACACGGGCATGCTCCGGAAGGACGAAGCACGGGAGGTCGAGGAGACCTACCGCCGGACCATCAACGCCCGGTTCCGATTCGTCGACGCCTCGGACCGGTTCCTGGACCGGCTGAAAGGCGTGGAAGAACCGGAACAGAAGCGCAAGATCATCGGGGACGAGTTTATCCGCGTCCTGGAAAGCGAACTGACCTCGCTTCGCGGCGTCCACATCCTGGCCCAGGGCACCCTCTACCCCGACGTGATCGAAAGCGCTTCCGTGGTGGGCCCGGCCAGCGTCATCAAGACCCATCACAACGTGGGCGGGTTGCCGGACGACCTGGAACTGGAGCTGCTGGAACCGGTCCGGAACCTGTTCAAGGACGAGGTGCGCACCGTGGGACGGGAACTCGGCCTGCCCGACGAGATCATCAACCGCCATCCCTTTCCGGGACCGGGCCTGGGCATCCGCGTGCTGGGAGAAGTCACCCGGGAGCGTGTAGCCATGCTTCAGGACGCAGACAGGATCTTCATCGACGAACTGCGCCGGGCCGGCCTGTACGACGAGGTCTCCCA contains:
- the guaA gene encoding glutamine-hydrolyzing GMP synthase, with the translated sequence MADSNWIAILDFGAQYTQLIARRIRESHVYCEVLPFDTPASELSARNVTGIVLSGGPASVYGEDAPHPDPAIFEAGKPILGICYGLQLMGHYHEGEVAHAGTREYGNAGIRTTGETPLFRDLPERMTVWMSHGDELKAPPPDFDVIARSDNGHIAAVAHPERRIYGVQFHPEVVHTVQGREILENFVFAICGCEGSWTPQSFIDGAITSIRETVGERRVACFASGGVDSSVVAALIGRAIGDRLTCIFVDTGMLRKDEAREVEETYRRTINARFRFVDASDRFLDRLKGVEEPEQKRKIIGDEFIRVLESELTSLRGVHILAQGTLYPDVIESASVVGPASVIKTHHNVGGLPDDLELELLEPVRNLFKDEVRTVGRELGLPDEIINRHPFPGPGLGIRVLGEVTRERVAMLQDADRIFIDELRRAGLYDEVSQALAVLLPVKTVGVMGDARTYERVIALRAVTTLDFMTADWARLPTDFLAHVSNRIINEVRGVNRVVYDLSSKPPGTIEWE